The region TTGGTATGTAAtgttttacttttcttttcaaattttggaatattttgtatgttttaatATGAATCTGATAAATTGAAAGGTGTTGATTGCTATTATCGTTTTTGCAATATTTTGTTGATATGAAAGCATAACGATCAATGGATTTCTGAGTTGTACAGCAGTGGTGGCAGATGTACTAAGTAATAATAGTTTCCTAAAAGATCTTGTGGAATTATGGTCTTCAACAAAATGGTCATGGTGAGATGTGAAAATGAGACCACAACTTTTACCAAATTCACATTGAACAGCAGAAATATAATATAACTCACATCAAGTTGTCGTTGTAGTATAGTGGTAAGTATTCCCGCCTGTCACGCGGGTGACCCGGGTTcgatccccggcaacggcgcatTTTCATTTTtgctttcaatttttaaaagccCATCATGCCTTCCCCCATCAAGTCTATAAGTTAGCTTATGGAAATGAACCTCCTGCAATTTCTATTATAATCACAAAAACGAGTCATCAAATTGGAAAATCacatctgtttttttttttttgagagggaATATCACATCTGTTAGATTAAGTATTTACTTACATGTACCTATACAATTGAagtagtttttttgtttttctaagcCTCGAAGAACAATACTTCAACATACAAGCGAAAAGTATAACTATTCATCGGTCAAGCTAATAATGCGAGTAATGACATCTTGCAGTTGAGAAAAATGAGTTAAAAACTTATCATGATGTTCAGAGGAATCCATCTGATTCTGCTGCCACTGGGAAAGACCGTCGCCGATCACCTTCAAGCCGCTCTGGAGTATTTCCACTCCTTTGCTGATTCCATCAGGAAGTTTCCTTCTCTTGTTCGATTGGAGGTCGACATCAGTTTCTTCACATTCCATGGCCTCTATCTGAATGCTCGCAACTCTCTGAACCATTTCTTTCAGTACCGCACCTTCTTTCATAAGCAACTCAAGCTGCTCAAAGCTAGGATCAGCGATGAGAAGAGCTGTTTCCTTCTCGAGAAATGATTTTAACTCGGACATAAATCTCTCCACATTTGTGTCATTTCCGGACATAACATCATAACAAAGAGCTGCATTTTGGGGCACAAATCGCCAAAGCTCGTTGCAAGAAGTACGAGCAGCAAAGTATCCAAATGATGCAATTGCGAGATGAACTAGCGCCCAGTGTCGTTCCTTGAATACCATGTGATACAACTCCCACACGGCACAGCTTTTTGCACAATCATCCTTTTCCGATATCTCCATGTCTCCAAGTCCTCCCATGTAAAGCGCCAGATACGGTTTGCATTGATACAACAGAGGATCAGAGGCGGCTGGCCCTGAGATAAACAGGTTTTGAAGCTCCAAGATTACTTCCTCCATCTCATCAGATGTATATAAATGCTTTAAATTCGAGATGATCCCCAGTGTCTCGCTTAAAAGCATGTGATAATGTTGTTTCATTGGTTTATCCACAGCACTTTTCAAGTTGCGAATTGTTGTAACTAAAAAGCTGAGGCTCTTCATGTCAACATCAGATATGCTAACTTGTCTACAAGACATAAAACTTGGCATCAAGAACAAATCATTTGATCTCAGTTATAAAATTGAATAGCCATACAGAAAAGAAGTTGGATACTTACTGTGACTGCAGCGAAGCCGACAGGGCAAAAACTGGAGTCGCCGATAGACTCGAACTGCAGGCAGTCGACAGTTTGTTACCAGAGGTTCCTATGAAGGTAAAATAATCGGTAACGATTTTCTGTTTAGCAACACTCCTCAAGTTATCTGACATTACATTCAGTGGAAAACCTTCCAAGAGCAAGGCTATATACATGACTGATGACAATTGAGATTTGTCATCACCAACGACTGAACGATAGACATGGTCCACCATAGATGAAGACCCATTTGTAAGAAGCAAGCAGATAATTCTTGCTATTTTTCTCAGGGGAGAAGCAGGAATATGAACTGATTCTGGAGATGCCAGTAGCTTCATTAAAGAGAAAAATTTATTGAGAATGTTATTTACCATGTCAGATTCAGCATGACGCAGCAAAAAGCACCAAAGTTCCATTATAACCTCCCAGCAAAGAAAATGTGGATGGAAAAGATTCTCAAGCAGAAAATCCTCCAACTCCATCCAACCAGAAGTTGAAGATACCAAAATCATGAAAGTTTTTATTGCATCCACGACGGAAGAAAAAATAGGCTGCCAAACCAATTCAGCTGTTTTACCAGAACCATATGCTACAGGTATTTGCAAATCAAGAATTGAAGAATACACCTCTTCATTAACTAATACATCCAAAACCCACACAAGCTTTCTTGTTATATTGTTCCGTATGTCTTCCTCGAGACAAACAGAATACCTGAGCAAAGTATGAAATAGTGCAACGCGACCAAGCAGCAATAGCCTATCTTGAGATACAGATTCGGAATTTGCAGAAAATGTTTTATCCACGGAAGTTATCTTATAAAAACTACTTGAATCACCATGACTATAATTTGAGAGGCATTCATCCGTGAACAGCCAGTCCAGAAGTTCAAATTTTTGCTCCTGTTTCACTTCAGCTGAATTCAGTAAAGAAGTAAGGAAATCCATGGAGGTCTTCTCTAGAAGTTCGGAGAACACTTGACTTGCAGTATTCAAAAGCTTTTGAAAGCTTAGTATAATCCTGAAGGTTGAGATCATGAGGACACAATGTGCCACCTCCCTGTAAATGAGTAATGCTTGACATGGATATAAGGTGGATAATTTCATCGCATTAATGAGGTAAAATTTAACTGGAAGAAATGTCCTTCTACAATCAGTTGTAGAAATGGTTTCCTCCACCGAAGACCAAGCCATGGATGTACGTCTAAGAGGTTCCTTGACAAGTGAAATTAGGGTTATAAGAATATCTTGCACGCATACCCTATCAGTTAGCACTTGCTTGCCTTGCTGAAGCAAAGTAACCACACCTTTCCATGACACATTAAGAATCGTTACCAAACTTCCACCGTCATTTGCTGCAAGAATGCCTAGTTTATATAAGTTCTCTATAGTGCATTTTGTGATGTTTATAACATGATTCCTACAGTTGTCCAATATAGGATCTATGCTGCTCTCTTCCTTCCCAGATCTTCCACCGCAGTTATCCCAATTCACAGCTAGGAAATACTCCTTGCACAGTCTGATCACAGCATCAATCACCATTTGTGCAGCCTTCAGTACTTCTGAGCCACAACTGATTCTCTGCTTGGAAAAGTAAAAtatacattattaatttatttaattctgCCAACTAAGGAGCGGAAAACTGTTTGAGCAGATGACATGATTATTTATTTCAACAAAAACTTTTTACTTTTCCTGCAAGCTCATCATTCGTAATTTAATAGGTTTACGACCTATATTTTTCATAGCTGTAGAAGATTTATCAATGAGGTTAATCTAGCAAATTCCATtctttgtataatttttttttaattatttggaaGAGGTTCAAAGAGGTCAGCCTTTATCAGGTCAGAATTAAACAGggattaaaaaatttgaagcaAAAACAAAGCATGGCTACCTTAGCTTCTGATACTACATCCTTTGTAAAATTTAGCTGCTCCAAAACGAATCTTTCAACAATAACTGCAGAATCAACGTCAGTTGATACAGGGTATCTTGTCAAATTGATCAAAATGGACGCAGAGAGGCTTAGAAATTCCAAAAGCAGCTGCAGGAAAAACAATAATGCTTGTCAAAAAGATAGTAACATCTATCAAAAAGTTGGTGCATTAGTTCTGTGCTTGCtgttaaataaaacaaaatcgaTCATGGAAATTTAGTTGCAACTTCTCTAACCAAAGATCAGCATATCACAGATTCACAATCCATCAAGACTAAAAAACACTACAATCCTAACAAATTCGCAATAACAGAAAAGCAGGCCGACATAGCATAACAATAATCCTGTTCTAGCAGATCATACATGCCTGAAAGAAAATGCCACTATGTTCTTCTTCTTGAGAATCAGCAGATGACATAAGAGTCATTTTCAAATGCTTCCCGCACCATAGGCTTGCCTAACAAACAAACATTTAGTTTAGAAACTAAACCACACCATTTCACATAATGTAACAATAACAAAATTTTAACCTTAGTGCCAAGATCAGGAAATTGTAGCAGTAAACATCCCGATAAGTCCAAATCTACATATTTCGAAGCCACCTGAATTATAGCTTTGTTTAACAAACACTGTGATACATCCAAGCAAGTAAACTCATCCCAAAGTGTCTTTCACTTATTGTCAAGGAAAAACAACATATTATAGCATATCAAAAACGGttattaattaatcacttaatcaggACTGGATGTTTCTGAAAAGTAACTTCACAAAATCTAAATTTAGGTCAATTTGCTAACATTTCTATGTGATTTCATATACTAAACTAGAATTTGATGTTTCTGAAAAACTtcacaaaatctaaaattagGTCAAATTGCTAACATTTCTATGCGATTTTTCTGAATTGAAATGAATAACTACAAAAACTGAATTAGCAAAAGGATACTGTGAGAGAATCAAAAACTAACGCGACGTCGGATTTGTCAGGTAAATCTAACTCAGTGAGTTTAACAATCAGCTGAACCTGGCATTCTACTACctgtaaacaaaaaaaagtgCAGGTactgattaaattgaaaaaaaaaacatgcatTGACTGGATTATCTTTCAAAATTTAAGCTGAAACTTACTTCTGAAGATTTGATGGCTTTTAGCAGACTGTGTAAGTCGCTGTTAGAGTTCGGTCTCTCCATTTTTGCTGaatatttttttctgttttagtCCCTGCGTTATGATTTTTGATTTCCCGCGTCTTGGAGGAGGGATTAAGCTGAGATTTGGATTTCGGGGTTCCAATTATGGGCTACAATTTTTGTGGGCTTTAAGACCTTGCCGAATCCTTCTGTTTCGAAGTTATAACTGAtccaactaaattaaaattttatttgtttagttttctttattcggtttgattttgatcaataatttataataatttgttggcagaaggtacaaaaaaaccctcgactttttctcaaaagtacaaatcagtctttttactttttttgggcacaattaaaccctcatatttttaaaattgaacaattaaatccttgttattataaaatcgatcaaataaacccttttagtttacttctGGGACACTTACGCCCTCAAATAttcagtaaatattttaaacattaaaattatttttgaattttttccctatttgattatgagagacatgttagccattaacgagtgtttccaATGATGctggatgaaaggggttatctgttctttttgaaaacaaaacGGATTTAATTATACCTAAAAAAatggctgatttgtacttttatgaAAACTACAAGGGTTTTTTATATCTTCTGtctaatttgtttaattaattatgttcattttaatttttacaaaatttataaacaataattatttttcttaaactgtgtgataaaggaaAAGTAGACAACTCTATTAGAACGTAGGGAGTAATTAGATTGTTGGAAAAAGAGGAACATTTATCGTAGAAATTGAACCCGGCCTAGAAGGATACTATTTCACGTCATTCGACCTAGAAAAATGTTGTTTAGCGTTCATTGGTATATGTTTAGCacatttagttaaataaattatattaaatatgaacaattaaattctaaaaagtaATGCAATCGGTaatgttttgaattgttttgtttataacATGCACTCGTTTAGTTGAAACATTTGCATATTACCATAAttcattttaaacattggtagttttttcaaaagatttaaaaatataatactaatatattaataaaataacatgaggtgcttatttatattattgatatGAAAACAATTagaatttacttttattaatgTACCTCATGGCCTACATAACATATAACAGAAGagttaaacattataaaaaattaaaaggtgaaTTTACttacctaaaaaaattaaaaagtgtgGTCCAATTGAGGCCAACCCATGGAGCCATATTGAGCACAAGTGACAACTAGCCTGTAATCCATCCACTGTCAAGAGCGGGAGGTGAACGCTGCTCTGTGAAACCAGCCTCACGCAGTACCCTCCGATTTAGGAGCAGAATGGCCCAAGCCTTCGCTCGGACCATAAGGCTCAACTCTCGGCTTGGATTGGGCAAGCCAGTGTCTAGCCACTTGAACCCGACCCAATGGATCGATACAATGTCCCGACACTTCAAAGCCCTCACTTGAGTTACAAGCCCACGCTACCAGGCTCAGCTGAAACATTAGACTTCCTTACGCATATAACAAGTACAAAATTTAGTTGTGTTTTTTCGATGTGGGATAATGTgctatagattttttttttattcacgAGATTTTTACAGACATTGGATACCAATTTTCAGAATCACATGAACTATAAAACGTGAaagttttttgttattttccttAAGAAAGTTATGAAATTCTTTATTTCCTGCActataaatataaatgaatGTGTGTGGAGTTATTTCAAACTAATTCATTTTTATATCAGCGAAAAACTAATTAATGGAAACTATGAAGCAAAAGTTCTGCTCTATGGTATTTGTGGTGCTTTTGTTAATGGTGGtgtccattttattttttaaagctGATGGGTGTGAAGggaatgatgatgatgatagtTATGGCGGTGGACAGAGTAATTGTTTCAATGATGGTGATTCTGGTGTTGGAGCTGGCGGGGGTGGAGGTGGAGGCGGAGGTGGAGGAGGGTCCGGTGGATATGGTGGAGGCTATGGCTATGGAGGTGGCAATGCtggtggaggaggaggaggaggtggtggtggtggaggaaATGATGGTGGGTGAGTTTTaggttattttaaatttaagaatgAGAAAGGTGGCGAAGATTAGTTATCTTTTTTGAATTGCATGCCACTTAAATGTATCGATCCTTAACATCTGCAATGTTTGGTTCGTCTCTTTGCCGTAATAAATTTCATTGAATGCATGAAAAGacaaaattttattcttattagtACTTGTTTTTAATTATCGTATGCATTTTTTTCGTTAATCGGAGATTTCTATTTCTCGTAAATAACTATTTAACTCAAACGATAGAAATATGAGAAAAATATCATTAGGGTTCCTGAATTTGTTGGGTTAAaccataaaagaacaaatcgCAATCTGGCGGTCATTCAATGTTGCATGACATCAGGTGGTAGCTACTCATGCAGAAGTTCAGATTTACTCAACACATGGGAATATTGGAAATTTGGAATCTCTTAATAATAGTAAGATTAATTACCTGTAGACTAGACACAATTtaccaaaataaatatttttttatcattacataaatttacatttttttatcatttatacaaatttataatttataactacTCCTTTGCGTTCTACTCTAATTGATCACATTTTTTTAGTATTCATTTCCCCAGTTGTATTCATTTCCACAAttggtaaaatttataaaatagaataCTCCATGAGAGTCAGTAAAATTCATTGGACCACTCCATACAGAGTCTTCTATCGTACTTTGTTTTTACATGGTTTATACTTCATAAAATTTAGTAAATctgttatttttgtttaaaaaaaaataaaaattaacccaaatgttgttaaacaaaatttgaaatgagaatttaaattattttgtatctgaatataattaactaaattaaatgaaaaagacaATTCAATGAAGGAAAACGTACAACGACTAATAACATTAAAACATGAAAGAACATTACATAGCAACAGATAAAAATAAACTCTACCATGTACTCCTCAGTAGAGACTACTAATTCATGACTTAAACATAAATTTATGGACAGTACTTGCCATATAAAACAATACGCTAAAACATTAATACCAACTAATTTAAACCACTGCCTCAATATTGACCCAATTAAGGACATGGCAAAATCCCACCACCAGCACCCCCAGCTGCGCCACCGGCAGCACCACCACCCGCTCCACCGCCAAGACCACCACCAAGGCCACCAAGTCCCCCAAGACCACCACCAGCACCGCCAAGGCCACCTCCAACTCCGGCAACTCCGCCAATTCCACCATACTTGCCAATTCCACCAACTCCACCAATAAGAGGCAAACCCCCAACCATGCCGGCGTAGCCGCCCATTCCAGCAAAGCCACCAACACCGCCGTAAATGAAATTCTTCTTGTCTTTAAGACCAGTACCGGCTGGTGACTCAGCTGCCGGTGCAACAGCATCATTATTTTTCAGTACAGTTTGCTGATGATCGGTAACGCCACCAGCATGATCATCATCAGAAGGCAAATTACGTGCATTTGCATGCAAAAATGCAAACACAACAAGAACAAGAATCAAACACCAAAACTTACCCATTATTTCTTGAATATGCGATGAAATTTACGAAATGTGAGGTGGTGGTGTAGGGTTTGCATGGGGTTTGCATGTATATTTATAAAGAGAATGAAGGGTAGATAACAGTTGAGAGTAGTAAATAAAGATCTCGAGAAGGGAAAGTCTTTGAATTTAGGATCAGAGAGttaggtgggaaatcaaaagACGTGAGATTTAAGGAAGTCATATGTCAATATCAATTTCATTTATTGAAGTGCATGTGTAAGAATTTATATTATGTCGCGACTTGCATGTCTATTAAACCTTCATTAAACTTGCTAAAAACAATCATAATTACAGTGTTTGATCAGAATTAGGGTTGAGATTGGTTTGACAAAGTTGACTTTGATGAGCTAATTAATGGAGATAAGGATTAAAGAGCTTGCATGGATGCGTTGTTCGATGTGTGGTAAATAAATAGCAGTAGTAATGGCAGCTCTCGTGTCTTGATCACAGCAATAACAGCTGGGGCGGAGGAGGATCCTGTTCAGCCTTATCATCACTTCCACCACTCTGTACCCTGCAGATGAACACAGAGTGATTGTGTAAGTAGACAtgcaatatttatattttcatgtaTTATACTATACATGAAACCAAAGGAACAAACGACATCAGGAACAAAcgacaaaaaaatgaaagcaaAATGGACAAACGGTAAAAAAATGGATATGGTGCACACTTAAAATGGTTGGAAACGACATAGAAATAAGCCATAAAGTCaacatttctttttctttgtcaAAACTAATGCCTAATAAGCCAAAAATAGTGGAAAAGTTAATGTTTTAACttctttaatataataaaagttaCACTTCAgtccttaaaatttattttttaacaaattaattatttttggaaaattaaaaaaaataaagtgtaAATCttttatgaaatattattttatacaatttattttgttaattaggaaagaaaaaaaataaaatagtgactataattatattttaattatgaaagtatatatatttcattttgaattttataaataaatttgttatatataGATGAATTATGTGTATTTGTAATTTAAAGATATATAGtgtaataaaaatgaattaaaacttcatatatatatgtaaaattttaaaaattaaaaatgataaagtggctttataatttaaatttttttcttcatagtaaaatttaattattaacttagatatataaaaaataaatcaatttatatgctacaacttaaatataattttttttctattgctAATATTTTGTcttatattacataaaaaaattaaatacaataaaaGATTTGGCTGCATCGTAAcataaaaaagtttataataaaAGTATCAACATCATTATATAAGTACtacttaaattattataaaataataatattttttatgccaaaaaaatatatttttaatttttatatttagtaatttatttattttttggaatataattattaaatttaatttagaattattttggacaaaattattttaaatttaaatatttaatgtaaattaataattttaaacatgataaatttaaattaaatttataatctatatgaatattcttaatttattttatattttgtactttgataaaataaatgtttactTATAttgattttcttaataaaattccTATTAAGGTACATAATtatagattaattaatttataaaattaatgttgtgtgattattaaaaaaactggaatgctttttatttaaataacatatttgtccaattttgattatttaatcgatgataaaaattagaaattaaaagcaACGCTTCACCATTTTGGGGATGATGTGGTCGGACTTTGCGTATATCTTTATTTCAAAAACTTAGAAGTTGAggtaatataaataaaacaatttaaaaaagtaaagCGAGATTGAAAACAAATATTCGTTCccacaataaattttaaaattgtaattgaatttaactttacttttatttatttattggtgTGACgactttctattttttttataattttcatcaTTATTCATTgtattttttatcataaatcttttaattttaagtaattaaattgttaaatagataaattattatatatacttTATCTACTTTTTTgtttagataattaataatattttatatgttaaattagttaagattaaaaataactagattatattaatattgatatattcataatatgataaaatattactTTCTCCGTTTAAAAGTAATAGTATAGTTTTATGTGATAAAATATTCCTACATCaccaatattttttaattgatgTTAAAGAAAACAACCTTTTGcgcttttttattttaagcatAAATTACAATTTGTCTCATCATTTAACACAACCTttctaaactttttattttatagtttgatatgtattttatgctttat is a window of Mercurialis annua linkage group LG2, ddMerAnnu1.2, whole genome shotgun sequence DNA encoding:
- the LOC126666641 gene encoding uncharacterized protein LOC126666641, whose protein sequence is MERPNSNSDLHSLLKAIKSSEVVECQVQLIVKLTELDLPDKSDVALVFDSLTTLWDEFTCLDVSQCLLNKAIIQVASKYVDLDLSGCLLLQFPDLGTKASLWCGKHLKMTLMSSADSQEEEHSGIFFQLLLEFLSLSASILINLTRYPVSTDVDSAVIVERFVLEQLNFTKDVVSEAKRISCGSEVLKAAQMVIDAVIRLCKEYFLAVNWDNCGGRSGKEESSIDPILDNCRNHVINITKCTIENLYKLGILAANDGGSLVTILNVSWKGVVTLLQQGKQVLTDRVCVQDILITLISLVKEPLRRTSMAWSSVEETISTTDCRRTFLPVKFYLINAMKLSTLYPCQALLIYREVAHCVLMISTFRIILSFQKLLNTASQVFSELLEKTSMDFLTSLLNSAEVKQEQKFELLDWLFTDECLSNYSHGDSSSFYKITSVDKTFSANSESVSQDRLLLLGRVALFHTLLRYSVCLEEDIRNNITRKLVWVLDVLVNEEVYSSILDLQIPVAYGSGKTAELVWQPIFSSVVDAIKTFMILVSSTSGWMELEDFLLENLFHPHFLCWEVIMELWCFLLRHAESDMVNNILNKFFSLMKLLASPESVHIPASPLRKIARIICLLLTNGSSSMVDHVYRSVVGDDKSQLSSVMYIALLLEGFPLNVMSDNLRSVAKQKIVTDYFTFIGTSGNKLSTACSSSLSATPVFALSASLQSQQVSISDVDMKSLSFLVTTIRNLKSAVDKPMKQHYHMLLSETLGIISNLKHLYTSDEMEEVILELQNLFISGPAASDPLLYQCKPYLALYMGGLGDMEISEKDDCAKSCAVWELYHMVFKERHWALVHLAIASFGYFAARTSCNELWRFVPQNAALCYDVMSGNDTNVERFMSELKSFLEKETALLIADPSFEQLELLMKEGAVLKEMVQRVASIQIEAMECEETDVDLQSNKRRKLPDGISKGVEILQSGLKVIGDGLSQWQQNQMDSSEHHDKFLTHFSQLQDVITRIISLTDE
- the LOC126667380 gene encoding putative glycine-rich cell wall structural protein 1, whose amino-acid sequence is METMKQKFCSMVFVVLLLMVVSILFFKADGCEGNDDDDSYGGGQSNCFNDGDSGVGAGGGGGGGGGGGGSGGYGGGYGYGGGNAGGGGGGGGGGGGNDEVQIYSTHGNIGNLESLNNSKINYL
- the LOC126669770 gene encoding glycine-rich protein 23; this translates as MGKFWCLILVLVVFAFLHANARNLPSDDDHAGGVTDHQQTVLKNNDAVAPAAESPAGTGLKDKKNFIYGGVGGFAGMGGYAGMVGGLPLIGGVGGIGKYGGIGGVAGVGGGLGGAGGGLGGLGGLGGGLGGGAGGGAAGGAAGGAGGGILPCP